One region of Candidatus Electrothrix rattekaaiensis genomic DNA includes:
- a CDS encoding response regulator encodes MKITGGLAGTLFWTFLLLALCPLSIVSYISYQNATESLRHETTEALRAAMEYKRDLIEKYFTEINIDINIQAELSSNSNMLKRLSAALKKSGLLLPEFINTADWESINTEDGKSLRAYQDAHAYLDIYLIDIMGNILYTASEQHVGDNILPEEYGLRRLTSVYQTALETGKSALSDYSLQTSDQEKISFFLARSLNDEETGEKIGVLVFELPYKQLDEYMQVHFGLGESGETYLVGTDLLIRSRLRFSDESVILQTGIETALLHNWMEEHEKWHRMNTLLPRSPLSALCSTKETIYANYQGIPVLGMYSSLEFLNKWGIHWVLVAEVNAKEAFASAAALKYIVITLLVSTAGIVLLLSWIITARLVSPLRQLTRWSEQVADGDLSLLDISTPSNEIGQLNRSFRQTVISLQQAAEENKRYNWLQTGQLELDDQLRGDQSLGELSKRIINYLATYLEAGIGALYIYDKEVLHLQAGYACTVKKNFPDEFALGEGIAGQAALEKKTIIMRKVPDDYFWVRSGLGKRKPDTLIVVPFVYNESVKAVLELGAFTDFTELQISFLENVGEKLAVAINGAQARNQLQDALVMTTEQTNILQSQQDELRASNEELEEQTQRLRASEEELQVNQDELVATNEQLEEKNRSLNRQKETIEQANKELKSSRREIERKAEEVARASKYKSEFLANMSHELRTPLNSLLLLAQTLEQNRKGNLTEDDVESITIIRKSGQDLLSLINDILDLSKIEAGRMSLIRDDIAMAEVLAELKRTFLHLAEEKGLALHFTLAEDVPEVIRSDRTRLDQILKNLLSNALKFTEHGAITVSVSLCIDPSTFPDIIGQDIIALSVQDSGVGIPQDKQKIIFEAFQQADGGTARKYGGTGLGLSISRELAELLGGEIRMESKEGEGATFILYLPVLMPEQEKRREQDKYLKRYSGRYSARAALPIQSISEEIARGQDKDKKPQAYIADDRENLQENDRTVLVVEDDACFAELLVRECHEKGLKCLVSPSGEDGLELAEEYVPAAIILDLKLPGISGWEVLETLKNQLETRHIPVHIISAAEVDEAAARNKGVVALQKPVSQEQLEIAFVNIRETSRQRIRKLLVADPDAEQRTSAIALIDHNDVESEEAGSGQEVLERLKQHRYDCLVMGLDFPDMSGLALLQQLKGELKADKAALPPVIIYTDRKLSREETGELRQYAVSIIIKGLMSQERLLDEESLFLHRMISRLPEKKQRMIRNLHEDDAIFQEKRILLVDDDMRNVFALAKVLRDRGMITVKAEDGIRALEMLEQEEFDLVLMDIMMPVMDGYETITKIREQPQYDDLPIIALTAKAMQDDRRRCLAVGANDYLAKPMDTERLLALLRLWLYS; translated from the coding sequence ATGAAAATTACCGGTGGGCTTGCCGGAACACTCTTTTGGACGTTCCTGTTGCTCGCCCTGTGCCCCTTGTCCATTGTCAGCTATATCAGCTATCAGAATGCCACGGAAAGTCTCCGGCATGAGACAACCGAAGCTCTGCGGGCGGCAATGGAGTACAAACGTGATCTGATAGAAAAATATTTTACCGAAATAAATATCGATATCAATATTCAGGCGGAACTCTCCTCCAATAGTAATATGCTAAAGAGGTTAAGTGCGGCCTTGAAGAAAAGCGGCCTGCTTTTACCCGAGTTTATTAACACTGCTGATTGGGAGAGTATCAATACGGAGGATGGAAAATCTTTGCGTGCCTATCAGGATGCCCATGCCTATCTGGATATTTACCTGATTGATATAATGGGGAACATATTATATACCGCCTCGGAGCAGCATGTCGGAGATAATATATTACCTGAGGAATACGGACTTCGGAGGTTGACTTCCGTTTATCAGACTGCTTTGGAGACAGGGAAATCTGCGCTTTCAGACTACAGTTTGCAGACGAGTGACCAAGAAAAAATATCTTTTTTTCTGGCCAGATCCCTTAACGACGAGGAGACCGGGGAGAAGATCGGAGTCTTGGTTTTTGAATTGCCGTATAAACAGTTGGATGAATATATGCAGGTCCATTTCGGCCTTGGAGAATCCGGCGAGACCTATCTTGTGGGCACAGACCTTCTTATTCGTTCACGTCTTCGTTTTTCAGATGAATCCGTGATTCTGCAAACTGGGATAGAAACGGCCCTGCTCCATAATTGGATGGAAGAACATGAGAAATGGCATCGTATGAATACGCTGCTCCCGAGGAGTCCTTTGTCCGCTCTGTGTTCGACAAAAGAAACGATCTATGCCAATTATCAGGGAATCCCGGTGCTCGGCATGTACAGCTCTTTGGAGTTTCTCAACAAATGGGGGATTCACTGGGTTCTTGTTGCGGAAGTGAATGCAAAGGAAGCCTTTGCTTCGGCAGCGGCTTTGAAGTACATCGTCATCACTCTGTTGGTCTCCACTGCCGGAATTGTGCTACTGCTTTCCTGGATTATCACGGCACGTCTTGTTTCTCCTCTGCGTCAGCTAACTCGATGGTCCGAGCAGGTTGCCGACGGTGATCTGAGTCTTCTTGATATTTCAACGCCGTCGAATGAGATAGGGCAGCTGAACAGGAGTTTTCGCCAAACCGTTATATCCCTGCAACAGGCGGCAGAAGAAAATAAGCGGTATAATTGGCTTCAGACCGGCCAGCTGGAACTTGACGATCAGCTTCGCGGCGATCAGTCACTGGGTGAATTATCCAAGCGGATCATCAATTATTTGGCCACCTATCTTGAGGCCGGGATAGGTGCTCTGTATATTTATGATAAAGAGGTTCTGCATTTGCAGGCCGGTTATGCCTGCACGGTCAAAAAGAATTTTCCCGATGAATTCGCCCTTGGCGAGGGCATAGCGGGACAGGCCGCTCTGGAAAAAAAGACCATCATTATGCGAAAGGTGCCTGATGATTATTTTTGGGTTCGTTCCGGTTTGGGCAAGAGAAAACCGGATACTCTCATCGTGGTTCCTTTTGTTTATAATGAGAGTGTCAAGGCGGTGCTGGAGCTTGGTGCCTTTACCGATTTTACAGAGCTGCAAATTTCTTTTCTTGAGAACGTCGGCGAGAAACTCGCTGTTGCGATTAACGGTGCCCAGGCCAGAAATCAGTTGCAGGATGCCTTGGTAATGACGACGGAACAGACGAATATTCTGCAATCCCAGCAGGATGAGCTGCGGGCGTCTAATGAAGAATTAGAAGAGCAGACGCAACGTCTGCGGGCTTCAGAGGAGGAATTGCAGGTCAATCAGGATGAGTTGGTGGCAACCAATGAACAGCTCGAAGAAAAAAACCGATCGCTCAATCGGCAAAAAGAGACAATAGAGCAGGCCAATAAGGAGCTCAAGTCTTCCAGAAGAGAGATTGAACGCAAGGCCGAAGAAGTAGCTAGGGCCAGTAAATACAAATCGGAATTCTTGGCAAATATGTCCCACGAATTGCGTACCCCGCTGAACAGTCTGCTGTTGCTCGCTCAAACCTTGGAGCAAAACAGAAAAGGGAATCTGACAGAGGACGATGTCGAGTCGATCACAATTATCCGCAAAAGCGGTCAGGATCTGCTGTCTCTGATTAACGATATTCTTGATCTTTCAAAAATAGAGGCCGGTCGGATGAGCCTGATCCGCGATGATATTGCGATGGCTGAAGTATTGGCGGAGTTGAAAAGAACTTTTCTTCATTTAGCAGAGGAAAAAGGCCTGGCCCTGCATTTTACCTTGGCAGAGGATGTGCCGGAGGTCATCAGGTCGGATAGAACACGGCTTGACCAGATTTTGAAGAATCTTCTTTCCAATGCCTTGAAATTCACTGAGCACGGAGCGATAACCGTTTCCGTCTCGTTATGCATAGATCCTTCCACTTTTCCAGATATCATAGGGCAAGATATTATAGCTCTATCTGTTCAGGATAGCGGGGTCGGGATTCCTCAGGATAAACAGAAGATTATCTTTGAGGCATTTCAGCAGGCCGATGGCGGGACGGCTCGAAAATACGGGGGAACCGGACTCGGACTGTCTATCTCCAGAGAGCTGGCTGAACTGCTGGGCGGTGAGATTCGGATGGAGAGCAAGGAAGGGGAAGGGGCGACCTTTATCCTGTACCTTCCGGTGTTGATGCCGGAACAGGAGAAAAGAAGAGAGCAGGATAAGTATTTGAAAAGGTATTCAGGACGATATTCGGCAAGGGCGGCCTTGCCCATCCAATCAATATCAGAAGAGATAGCGAGGGGACAGGACAAAGACAAAAAACCGCAGGCGTATATTGCCGATGATCGGGAAAATCTTCAGGAAAACGACAGAACGGTTCTGGTTGTTGAGGATGATGCCTGTTTTGCCGAATTGCTTGTTCGGGAATGCCATGAAAAGGGCTTGAAATGCCTTGTCAGTCCGAGCGGTGAAGACGGCCTGGAGCTGGCAGAAGAATATGTACCCGCAGCGATTATCCTTGATTTAAAGCTGCCCGGCATTTCCGGCTGGGAGGTGTTGGAAACGCTGAAAAATCAATTGGAAACCCGTCATATTCCGGTGCATATAATTTCTGCTGCCGAGGTTGATGAAGCAGCTGCCCGGAATAAAGGGGTTGTTGCATTACAGAAACCTGTCAGTCAGGAACAGCTTGAGATCGCCTTTGTCAATATCCGGGAGACCTCCCGACAGCGTATTAGAAAACTGCTTGTTGCGGACCCGGATGCGGAGCAGAGAACGTCCGCCATCGCTCTGATAGATCATAATGATGTGGAAAGCGAAGAGGCAGGATCGGGACAGGAGGTGCTTGAGCGGTTGAAGCAACATCGTTATGATTGTCTGGTCATGGGGCTTGATTTCCCGGATATGTCCGGTCTGGCTCTGTTGCAACAACTCAAGGGCGAACTCAAGGCGGATAAGGCGGCTCTGCCCCCGGTTATTATCTACACCGACAGAAAGCTTTCCCGGGAAGAGACCGGAGAACTCCGTCAATATGCTGTTTCCATTATTATTAAGGGATTGATGTCTCAAGAACGCCTGCTTGACGAAGAGTCTCTTTTTCTCCATCGTATGATCAGCAGGCTCCCGGAAAAGAAACAGCGTATGATCAGGAATCTTCATGAGGATGACGCTATTTTTCAGGAAAAACGTATCCTGCTGGTTGATGATGACATGCGCAATGTTTTCGCTCTGGCCAAGGTCTTGCGGGACAGAGGTATGATAACGGTTAAAGCGGAAGACGGTATCAGAGCACTGGAAATGCTTGAGCAGGAGGAGTTTGACCTAGTATTGATGGATATTATGATGCCGGTTATGGACGGCTATGAGACGATAACAAAGATCAGAGAGCAGCCGCAATATGATGACCTGCCCATTATCGCCCTGACCGCCAAAGCCATGCAGGATGATCGCCGCCGCTGTCTTGCTGTGGGAGCCAATGATTATCTTGCCAAGCCCATGGATACAGAGCGTCTTCTTGCCCTGTTACGGCTCTGGTTGTATTCCTGA